The nucleotide sequence CCTGGGGCGGCCCGGCGGTCCCGGGCTGCCATCAGGTGCCGAGCCTGGCGGCCGTCGTCGACCCGCGCTGGGCGGCCAGGTGACCAGGCTCGGTCGGCGCGGTGAACTATTGGGACGATTCAGGTCCCACCGGACGGGTCAGTCGGCGCGCTTCACCGCGACGAGCAGGCCATCGCCGACCGGGAGCAGCGCCGGCACCAGGTGGTCGTCCTCGCGGACGAGGCGGACCAGTTCGCGGATCGCGACCGTCTCGGGGTCGCGCTGGGCGGAGTCGGCGACGCGGTCGTGCCAGAGCGCGTTGTCGAAGGCCACCACGCCGCCCGGGCGCAGCAGCCGCAGCGCCTGCTGCAGGTAGTCGCTGTACTCGGTCTTGTCGCCGTCGCAGAAGACGAGGTCGTAGGCGCCGTCGGTGAGCCGGGGCAGCACCTCGAGGGCCGCGCCGGCGATGAGGCGGGTGCGGTTGGCCGGCACGCTCGCCTCGCTGAACGCCTCGCGAGCCAGCCGCTGGTGTTCGGACTCGATGTCGACGCTGGTGAGGACGCCGTCGAGGCGCATGCCCGACAGCAGGTAGAGGCCCGAGACGCCGCAGCCGGTGCCGACCTCGACGACGGTGCGGGCGTCGAGCGCGGCGGCCAGCACGCGCAGCGCGGCCCCGGCGCCCGAGCCGACGGGGACGGCGCCGACCTCGGCGGCGCGCTGCCTGGCCCGCCCGACGATGTGGTCCTCGTCGAGGTAGGCCTCCGCGTAGGCCCACGACTCCGGTGTGATCGCGGTGCTACCCGTGGAAATGACGGCCTCCTGGTCAGGAACATGCAGCCTGGCGCGCGAACTGTGTCAGTCCCGAGCTTAGGCCGTCAAGCATCCGCATCGTGGGATCCGGAACCCCATCGGCGTCCCGGATCGTTCTGGAGGACAGGGAACGTCGGGAATAGATGGGGGGCTTCCCTGATTGGCCACGAAAGGGGCAATGGGTGACCATGGACCTAGTGCTCGTGCCTGCGAGCCGTGTCGAGGAAGGATCCCGGGTGGCCGACGTTGAGACCTGGACGCCGCCGAGCTGGGAAGAGATCGTCCGCGAGCACTCGGGACGCGTCTACCGGCTGGCGTACCGTCTGACCGGGAACGCGCACGACGCCGAAGACCTCACTCAGGACGTCTTCGTCCGCGTCTTCCGCTCGCTGTCGTCCTACACGCCCGGCACGTTCGAGGGCTGGCTGCACCGCATCACGACGAACCTGTTCCTCGACTCCGTCCGCCGCAAGCAGCGCATCCGGTTCGACGCCCTGGCCGACGACGCCGCCGAACGGCTGCACGGCCGCGAGCCCACGCCCGAGCGCGTCATCACCGACAACATGCTGGAAGCCGACATCCAGCGTGCCCTCGAGGCGCTGCCGCCCGACTTCCGCGCGGCCGTCGTGCTGTGCGACATCGAGGGCCTGTCCTACGAGGAGATCGCGGCCACGCTGGGCATCAAGCTCGGTACCGTCCGCAGCCGCATCCACCGTGGCCGCGCCCAGCTGCGGGCCGCGCTCGACCACCGTGCGCCCGACGACGCCAGTGCGCTCGTCGTCGACGACCACCAGGCCGAGGCGCCGCGTGAACCCGGAGATTCCGCATGAGACACCTCGACGAGCGGATCAGCGATCTCGTCGATGACCGCCTCGAACACGACGAGCGCGACCGCGCCCTGGTCCACCTGACGGTCTGCGAGCACTGCCGCGAGGCCGTCGACGTCGAGCGCGACGCCCGCAACGCGCTGCGCTCGCTGCCTGACGTCGCGCCGTCGGACAAGCTGGTCGCCAGCCTGCTGGCGCTGGCCGAGCCCGGCGAGCCGCTGCCGCCCGTTCCGTCCAGGTCGGCCGTCACGCCGGCCCCGGTCGCCGGCTGGCGCCCGCGCGACTCCCGGCCGCCGTCCGGCCCGTCCGGCTCCCGTCCGAGTGGTCGTTCCGGCCGCCGCGTCCGCGCCGTGCGGGTGGTCGCGCTGGGCATGTGTACCACCGGCGCCATGCTCATCCTGCTGGCCTCGCTCGGCGGCACCGGCGCGAACTCGCCCGGCACGCCCGACACCCCGGTGAGCGTGGTGCCGCCGCTCGAGGAGTTCACCGTCGAGCACGCCCGCTCCACCGGCGGGCTGCCGTTCGCCGAGCCGGCCTCGCTGCTCGTCACCACCGACCGGTCCACTGGAGACGGCTGGTGATCTTGGGCAACCGCGTCGGGCACGGCAGGACCGGCGGGTTGGCCGCCTTGGTCGTGCCGGTCCTGGCCATGCCCCTGCTCATGGGCGCGCTTGCGGTCTTCGTGCAGGCGGTCCCCGCCTCGTCGCGCGACCTCGGCGACGACCCGCGGGCGGTCCAACTGCTGCGGCAGTCCGCCGCGGCGGGCGAGCACGTCTCCTACACCGGCACGCAGTACGTCTCCACCTGGTCCGCGCTGACCCAGTCGGCCGCGTCGACCAGCGCCGTCGTCCAGGTGCAGCACGCCGCCGGCGGCCAGACGTCGATCCGCCTGCACGACCGCCAGTCGGCCATCCTCGACGGCCGCACCGCGTCGCGGTGGCTGGCCGGCGAGGACCCCGCCGACCTCCTGCTCGGTGCGTACACCGTCCGGATGGCCGGCGAGGACGCCGTCGCCGGCCGCTACACCGACGTCGTCGTGGCCTACCGCGGCGACGGCTCCATCGCCGCCAAGCTGTGGCTCGACCGCGAGACCGCGCTGCCGCTGCGCCGCGAGTCGTACACCAGCGACGGCTACACGTTGTCGGCCAGCGCGTTCGTCACCATCGTCGTCGGCGGCACGAGCACCTGCTGCAAGACCGGCGACGGCGCCGACACCGCGGCCACCCACGACGGCGACGACGCGATGCTGCGCTGGGACGACATCGAGGAGCTGCGCGAGGACGGCTGGCACTGCCCGGGCTCGCTCGGCGAGGGCATGGACCTCTACGAGGCGCGGCGGGTCGGCGAGGCCATCCAGCTCAGCTACTCCGACGGCGTCATGACGGTGTCGGTGTTCGAGCAGTCCGGCTGGCTCGACCCCGACCAGCTCGACGGCTACGACACCGCCGACTACGAGGACGGCGTCGTCTACACCCGGCCCGGTCCGCCGGCCCGGCTCACCTGGTCCAGCGGCGGCCGGGTCATCACCGTGGTCGCCGAGGCGCCGCTCGACAGCGTCGGTGACCTGCTGGAACACCTGCCGCCAGACCCCGCGGCGACGCACGAGGAGAAGCAGGACGGGTTCCTCGACCGCATCGGCCGGGGCGCGGAGCGGGTGGGCTCGTGGTTCAACCCGTTCGACTGATCTCTTTCACCGACCACCGGACGGTGCGTCCTGCGCCGTCGCCTGGGAGAATGGCGCCATGAAGGCAGGCTGGACCAGTCTCGGGCAGGAGGCGTCCCCGGTGCAGCGCCCGGGCGCCGACCCCTGGGCGGGCGGTGCGTGGCAGTACTCCGACGAGACCAGCCGGCCCGCTCCGGCGGCCGGTCCGGCCGCGGCCACGCGGCCCCTCGTCACCGGCAACGGGACGGGTGCGCCCCGGGTGGCGGTCTCCGACGGCACGACCCGGTTCCTCGCGACCGGCCCCGACGGCACGCCGTCGGCCGTGGCGGCGGCCGGTGTGGGCGTCGCCGGGGTGACGGCTCTGG is from Jiangella alkaliphila and encodes:
- a CDS encoding O-methyltransferase; this encodes MSTGSTAITPESWAYAEAYLDEDHIVGRARQRAAEVGAVPVGSGAGAALRVLAAALDARTVVEVGTGCGVSGLYLLSGMRLDGVLTSVDIESEHQRLAREAFSEASVPANRTRLIAGAALEVLPRLTDGAYDLVFCDGDKTEYSDYLQQALRLLRPGGVVAFDNALWHDRVADSAQRDPETVAIRELVRLVREDDHLVPALLPVGDGLLVAVKRAD
- the sigE gene encoding RNA polymerase sigma factor SigE yields the protein MDLVLVPASRVEEGSRVADVETWTPPSWEEIVREHSGRVYRLAYRLTGNAHDAEDLTQDVFVRVFRSLSSYTPGTFEGWLHRITTNLFLDSVRRKQRIRFDALADDAAERLHGREPTPERVITDNMLEADIQRALEALPPDFRAAVVLCDIEGLSYEEIAATLGIKLGTVRSRIHRGRAQLRAALDHRAPDDASALVVDDHQAEAPREPGDSA
- a CDS encoding anti-sigma factor family protein, with the translated sequence MRHLDERISDLVDDRLEHDERDRALVHLTVCEHCREAVDVERDARNALRSLPDVAPSDKLVASLLALAEPGEPLPPVPSRSAVTPAPVAGWRPRDSRPPSGPSGSRPSGRSGRRVRAVRVVALGMCTTGAMLILLASLGGTGANSPGTPDTPVSVVPPLEEFTVEHARSTGGLPFAEPASLLVTTDRSTGDGW
- a CDS encoding sigma-E factor regulatory protein RseB domain-containing protein, whose amino-acid sequence is MILGNRVGHGRTGGLAALVVPVLAMPLLMGALAVFVQAVPASSRDLGDDPRAVQLLRQSAAAGEHVSYTGTQYVSTWSALTQSAASTSAVVQVQHAAGGQTSIRLHDRQSAILDGRTASRWLAGEDPADLLLGAYTVRMAGEDAVAGRYTDVVVAYRGDGSIAAKLWLDRETALPLRRESYTSDGYTLSASAFVTIVVGGTSTCCKTGDGADTAATHDGDDAMLRWDDIEELREDGWHCPGSLGEGMDLYEARRVGEAIQLSYSDGVMTVSVFEQSGWLDPDQLDGYDTADYEDGVVYTRPGPPARLTWSSGGRVITVVAEAPLDSVGDLLEHLPPDPAATHEEKQDGFLDRIGRGAERVGSWFNPFD